A portion of the candidate division WOR-3 bacterium genome contains these proteins:
- a CDS encoding MBL fold metallo-hydrolase codes for MYPPLYVNTYIVWDQKKNAIIIDPGGSYESVKEILIKGNLNLKAVFVTHSHFDHVLGIPMIECIDSIPVYIPEKDLNLYNSARNFTKNFLGFDPGDFKKPDFLLKGGEEINIGEIKIKVHHVPGHTMGHLLYEIDEKIFCGDLIFSGSIGRTDFPESSWKDMKNSLLYLINNFPSNYELYPGHGPKTDIEKEKLENPFLKNLF; via the coding sequence ATTTATCCTCCTCTTTATGTAAATACCTATATTGTTTGGGATCAAAAGAAGAATGCTATTATCATTGATCCTGGTGGAAGTTATGAGAGTGTTAAAGAAATTCTTATAAAAGGGAATTTAAATTTGAAGGCAGTTTTTGTTACCCATTCCCATTTTGACCATGTTCTTGGTATTCCTATGATAGAATGTATTGATTCAATTCCAGTTTATATTCCTGAAAAGGATTTAAATCTTTATAATTCTGCAAGAAATTTTACAAAAAATTTTTTAGGTTTTGATCCTGGAGATTTTAAAAAACCTGATTTTTTACTCAAGGGTGGTGAGGAAATTAATATAGGAGAAATAAAAATTAAGGTTCATCATGTGCCCGGACACACTATGGGTCATCTTCTTTATGAAATAGATGAAAAGATTTTTTGTGGAGACTTAATTTTCTCAGGAAGTATAGGTAGAACAGATTTTCCTGAAAGCTCATGGAAAGACATGAAAAATTCCCTTTTATACTTAATTAATAACTTCCCTTCAAATTATGAACTTTACCCTGGGCATGGACCTAAAACAGATATTGAGAAAGAAAAACTGGAAAATCCATTTTTAAAGAACCTTTTTTAA